One window from the genome of Pyrobaculum ferrireducens encodes:
- a CDS encoding glutamate-1-semialdehyde aminotransferase → MLYERARKVFPGGVNSPARALKHLPSPLVAEGAVGVHELPQPRGGEEARSSGSPRPGAYYKDPTHKRTEIL, encoded by the coding sequence ATGCTCTACGAGCGGGCCAGGAAGGTGTTCCCAGGCGGCGTTAACTCGCCGGCCCGCGCCCTTAAGCACCTCCCATCTCCCCTAGTAGCCGAAGGGGCAGTGGGCGTCCATGAGTTGCCCCAGCCGAGGGGCGGGGAGGAGGCCAGAAGCTCGGGATCCCCCAGGCCTGGCGCCTACTATAAAGATCCGACCCACAAAAGGACAGAGATCTTATAA